One Antedon mediterranea chromosome 1, ecAntMedi1.1, whole genome shotgun sequence genomic window, AATTTGTTTGAGAAGTGTTGTTTACGTGATATTTTTTGTTAGTTTATTTCTATAGTCTATGTACTTTGTTTTGTTCTTTGAGAttggtaattttaaatattttttgtacaatttgtatatatgaaaatattgtaaacatttaGATTGCAACCTCtagtgtttgtttgttttcatagAAACTATATGTTAATTGTAGTGGCCTCTATGTCTTTCCCACAAAAGACGGAACAAGAATAACTCTGGCAGTAAAAGTGTAAAACtttatctttttaaataaatattttaaattgaaattgaatttcaATTTGACTTACATGCATATGAATCCTACTACATTGGCAGTGACCAAGTCATCTTCACGAGATTTTGCTGAGCTTAAACTAAGAATGTGATGTACTAAATTTTTAtctgtaaagaaaaaaacaaaattcagcACCATCTTATTGTTCAAGATATCCTTTACTCAAGGCATCAGTGAATCAATGTCGACGGCTAGGACATTAAAAAAGGCGTTGTTCTGACTTCGTTGAATAGAACAGTTAATAGACGTTACACACTACAGGTTGGTTTTGAAATGCGCAAGTCACCATCCTGGTTCTTTTTACCCAATTTTATAAATAGCTACCATGTAATAGCACTATCAAATAGAACTTTACCATGCAATAGAACAAATACTGAACTTCATATAATTCAAAATGAACCAATAAAATGTGTTAGCCTATATACAATGCTATTCAATATTGTCTATTAATCAGAATACCAAACTTACTTGGCTGGACTGGTACAAGCTTTGTCTGGTTGTCTTCTGGCGTCATACCAATTGGAAGACAAGAGTTTGGTACAGCTGGTGCTAGAAGAATAAACCGAATTATCATTTTTACACATGTAGTTTTAGAGAGAGAAATGTCCTCAAAAACTTGCGTTATTTAAATGTGCATTTATTTAAACCGTATGACAGTACAGTCAATTCTACAGACTGAAACCAAACTGTCTGGAGATTGTAAACAGATTGTCAGACAATTTTTAGCTACCACACTGAGCATCCAGTTTTTGGGGCGAATTGagtttaaaaagtataaaaaaaaacaaaacaaacaccACAATGAATGCAAATCACAAAAATATGCACTTCAATTTCCTCATTTTAAGACTTTAATGCAACACTATTTAGTATAAACAATTCCATACCTCCTATCTTATATATTTCAACTGAACCAAAATCCACATCAAAAGAATGAGGATAAAAACAATTTCTGAATCCATAGAAGTATTCCCTCACTCGGTCATCCCTAGTTGTTCTACGGAATGTTTGTGATCTGTCCACAGTCTGCCATACAATATTAattgtatacaaataaatgtatttatttattcagcaATCAAATAGAAATTCTGAATTCAgtcaaattaatattatacaattacaatataaaatgatcATTAATTCATAAGGTTTATAATTAACATTTCTTGggtgtttttattgtttaaaaataagagGATTTAAGAGGATAAATAAAAaggataaaatatttttataaagtgGTCACTACAGTTTTTAACATGAGTCATATTGCACTCATTGTCTCATTTTCATACACTGTACTAATTAACTTACCCCTCCTGATTTAGGTTGAAGCACCACCTTTACAAAAGATGGCATGTCTCTTACTAATTCATTGTATAATCTTTCTTGATCAAGTACAACAATTACATCAACTAAAATAAgaatgttttaattataaataacataacaattattatattattattacccgattttaaatataattagtGTTGGACTAAGAGACTAGAGGTTTCTGGCCTTATAAATTTAAGGAGAGTGTCATGGATATAGGTTCTAAGTGTTACAGTACTATGAACATTCAGAAACCTGGGATAACACTACCACTTGTAAGATTTAATTTTGAACTATTGATTACCTTCAAATGCTTGTGCTGCATGAGTGATGCATTTATATCCATCACCTTTGACCCAACCACATGTATTGATAACACAGCCACTTGTAGAAGCTAtgtataacaaaacaaaaacatccaGTAATctttttaggtgatcatttagaataaaatgatcacctattgtaattgtatcaaatttttattgttattgtttctgggcactattttgtgtaacaattatctcaaaaagtttaatgtcaatgattaccaaaatttcacaatatctttcaaataatataacttaatcctaataagcttttcagcgtgatcactcatccgtgacgtcatttatacgccattttgtcacatttccataattcattatcacatattaatgaaatttcactacacgtaaacttcaggtcaagggtaaaaatattagcaaataaaaacgcataCGTACatagggtcatgcgcgtgaaatcgcgctttaaaaatttaaaaagttcaaaattaaatttttatcaatttagagcacgaattaggccatttgtttcaaaaaattactgcgcaaaaaataatttttgcgcgcgcgatacttaaaaagcgtaaaaatacgattttttttacaaatcgcattctactcaccatccttagtacattcaccaaatttgagtcagtcccgacttaaaataacgctatacgattAATTAATTGCACCAAAGTGCTGAAAATGCtgaaaaataaggcatttttaaaatgaaaataattctccagaatgcacgatgacccccaatttttttaacttattctggaagccattgaattgtagatatgaatacatgttgtgtaaaaaaaaatgttgtgacgtcatcaaatggccacttgaatttaaaattaagttttttttctattgcgtcatattttatcatattcAATAGAACGCAACTCTGTTATTTTTTACCCGATTTTTGCTCAAATTTTAGTATGTGATTGCTCAATTAATTGACTTTCTCATGACTGGccactatttttattttgatgacgtcatcacgcgtataaacttgaataacgtatgtcgtgtaatttcaccttcgccgtaaatttgaatatcatacagctcttcagaattgaaggttaccttgatgattataatttattatgaaagctgatgaaatgtagatatgaattcgtATAAAAATCaggcctatcggatgttgtgaatttaacatatggccagttgaagttaaaaagtagttttttcatctttttcgtcacagttatacaaatttcaaagagcgcgcatagcgcttctacgtgccaaattttcttccaattcttatatttatttgctcaattcattatctttctaaattgtcatcttccgagtttattttgataattccatcataccaaaaaattagaacatgatgtgccccgtaatttcacctatgctacactgtatatagatatacagtatatactgtacatattatatatgacacataataggtacaactcagcactataagcatgcatcatgtcataggatggcgtacgaTCGTATGCTAACGTACACGCATGTTtgcaaaatttaatttcattaaaatgataaaaatgatcacctataattcgtcaaagtgacgaattattattaaattctagttatttttagatttggtgtatataaaattaacaatagCAATAAGCAACCCGAAGCCTGTTGGCTTAGATTttaagtactgtactatgtacggTAGGATCTTCATGATTTAACTAGTGttttttattaatcaaaatatatacattgttTGGAAATGCAATTTATGTTTACTACTATGAACACATGCTCATACACAAATCTCTCACTTTTGCAGTCAATTGTGAAAGAGTACAGATTCAATGCTTTAATATTGTGTACAGATGGTTGTTTGATGTACTAATACATTATTAGTGCACAAGATATAAAATAGTAACTTCACAAGTATGATTACCTAAAGGATTGAGTTTGCAGCGTGTGTTCAAAATATCTGCAATCTGTGATGTGAGCAGGTTGTAAAGTTTGAGGTTAGCCCCTGGCGTAGTGACTCCAAAGTGATATACTAATGGTGCATTTAGTGGTAAGCCTTCTTCAACATCTGCTGGTCGTTCTACAAGAAGTGCTCCCACTGTACCAGGCACTGACAGAGTTCCCTGGATGTGGGAAAGATAAAAATGTGTTTAggaaaatcaatcaattgatATTGTAGTAAAATCTGATACCCATATGCAAGACTTTGACACCCCTTTATTCATGGAACAATCCTCTGATCCCGCTGATAGGTGGGTAGATATGGGTAACATTAGACGGGAGAAACCACATGGTAGTCAGTCAGGCTTCAATCTCCATAAGATTACagacctatattattattactgactGCATTAGCTAAAACACCTCTATTGAATCTTAGATAATACAATGTTTACCTCcaccaaggaggtatatgtagtcGATCACGTTTGTCTggttgtttgttagcaggattactcaaaaagtaattacaagatctttactaaaatgccaataATACactagatatgtggtcaaggaccattccattaaattttagAAGCAATCtggaccacagtcccaattctggaccactttttagtataatttttagacctgctagtgttaaaagataggacagaattttctaaagctggcgagcagtcttaaaataacaagtaaactgaaattgcattttttcgaaaactacttgtccaaaaaacttcatttttgtacaagaggcaagagttataatttgtgatttgtaattttaaaatataaattgatttaatttacaggttttttgatacgagtagtttaaaattttcttttcaaattcacccgtttgtttttgccgttgctgttctattgtttagtcaacataatctattgttagttgaaaggctggttacataaccattaaaCTAAATTCGCATACACATACTTGAATGTAGTGAAAttaaatcacacacagcattaagacacgcacaaatatatatatattttcccggagaaatcttatgtaggagaattttacagtaggcagaGGTATGCACTCTTGGAGTGGctttctaattattattgtgtactCTATTGTTTAAGTTTAAAGGATAATTAAAGCTCTTTGAACCATTAGCAGATCGTAGTGTGTGTTTCTGTGAATCatctgtatttattattgtctTAGGAATAACACCGATGCCGAAGCCACTCAACAAGGCAGATAAAAagttacaatatataaaacaaaatgagaACTAATGTTCCACTGACCTGTCCAACATCTAGTTCTACATAAGTTGGTTGTCTACCAACTCTGATGGCGTAGTTCAGTAACAGCTTACAAACTGTACTCTTACCAACATCCTGAGGCCCAACTACCATAACCTatgtgtaataaaataaatcaattacaAGTATTATTAATAAGATTGATTGAATTCTAACTGACAAACATGAAGATAACTAACATGTTGATCCCTCAACAAGAAAACACAAGGCACAACATACAAAtacaacaaaagaaaaacaaaaattatttatacaaaaaaatcaatttacatGACTTTTGTCATCTCTTGCATCTTGTCCTCTTTTGTGCCTTTTCACCTTTATTTGATGGTGTAACACCActttttttcatattatataatgcaagtactgtatacattGTTTGGAATTATTACCTTATAAAAGGAAACTTCaacaattaatcaatcaataaattaaacagattatACTTTTAGCAGCAGGTATAACATAATAGACCTCCATAAATGCACCTAACTTACTCTAGGCCCTCTGGTTCCATCCATCTCTGCTTGGTTTCTCATCTGTTCTAATGCTGCATGAGTGTTGAGGTACATCAGCATTGGTGTGTCTCTAGATACATAAGCAGCCTCTGTTTGTCCTCGTAGGTGCATTGCGGTTAAGGGttaaacaattatgtaatatgctgataaaatgtaatttatgtcTCTGTAGTGTTAGATAATAATTCTTCCCTAATAATTACATTGAGGAAAGAATagctttaaaacaaattatcatGAGATATAGgtcatgaataaataaaatgccCTTCTGCCAATAGTAGTGTCATAGACTATGTCATAGAATGTAAGTAATagtaaattatatacaaaaaatatttctcaTTCGAGCGAGTCAAATGGTTGAGCAGTTAAGGAAAGGGGCACCGTTTACCATACCTGAAGAGCCTACAATATCGGCATggggtccagtgtacacagccGTGCACTTTAAATAACACAGTTCATCATTCAAGATGAGGAGGGGTTACAAAAATAACACCTGTGTCTGGAGGATTACCACTTATCTGATAGAACAGTGATTCATTTTCTATTCATAATGCTTGGCATAAAGattttaaataaacaagaaattttatttctttaaaaaacgcTGCCactttcttttgtcttttttcatttataaatgatgctatttgtattgatattctattttataataataaataatgattcatttttaattatttttgtttaacaatcagtagtGTAGACATTTTGTAACATAAATATAGTTggaaatgaacaaaactatacTCCTTAAGGCCGTAGTGACCCTCCGAGTGACGCACACCCCAACATTCCAGTAAACAAAATGTGTAATTTCTCAGCCGCCCACAAACGTACTCACTAATCAAACAATTCTTTATCTATACACACCATTCACCAACAATATTTACCACAGAGGAAGGCTTGTTTTGACCATTattaaatgatcaatcaatagTATTATACAGCCAAAATGAACAAATTGTTTATTGAACAGGTCTCACAGACTATAGTTTCATGCTTTGGGGTTTGCACATGCCCAGTCTGAGTTTACAAATTCCGATGTTTTCGGCAATAGTAAACTATAAGCTTAAACGTGATACAATTTCCAAATGCTTCCGTCCTCTTGGATATAACTGCCTATGGCTTggcaagaaaaataaaaattcctaATAAACTGTAAATAAAGAAGGATATATAGATTAAGCATCCATGCCATGTGAACACAGCTACTTTGGCCCCTGCAGTAAACTTGTAAATGTGATTGCGTAAAAGCTCTGTACCAAATACCTCAGCTAGACCTTCTTTTAACTAATAAAAGTAACaaactattaattataatttgtgaATATTTTATAATAGAGAATATGGATTATTTTATAGCCTACTGTAGTTtggattaaaaataaacatcatctatagaataaatattaatagtaataatgtctttaaagaatatacagtaatactttTCTATCTAATCTAATGAACATGATCAGTAATGTTTAGATGTTTAATAATTATCGAGGACCCCTTCTGAAACAAGCCCGCCTcagcttaaagggttatcctctgctattccataactgttttattattaatagtttttgtttgattttggtaACTTCCAACtactgtatatgtttgtattgtatCCTGTATTTatggaaagcaataaatattacaaacgAACAAACAATTGATACGATACAATGTTCTTGTGTTTATTGCTGATGATGTAATGTATATTTCATgtatttattgttgtttaaCATTCTCAGTATAAACAGGCCTTAATAGATCAAGTGTGGTCAATTTTAAATATTCCCATGTAATAAACAGcactataaaataaatttcactAGTATTTCATTTACAAAGTTACAtagacaattatttaaaaacattaattttttgaATGGCTAttataaaagaatttaa contains:
- the LOC140063634 gene encoding polyribonucleotide 5'-hydroxyl-kinase Clp1-like, translating into MEPSTSQLQPENKEWREFRLEKDNELRFEVEHEVQMELKEGLAEVFGTELLRNHIYKFTAGAKVAVFTWHGCLIYLRGQTEAAYVSRDTPMLMYLNTHAALEQMRNQAEMDGTRGPRVMVVGPQDVGKSTVCKLLLNYAIRVGRQPTYVELDVGQGTLSVPGTVGALLVERPADVEEGLPLNAPLVYHFGVTTPGANLKLYNLLTSQIADILNTRCKLNPLASTSGCVINTCGWVKGDGYKCITHAAQAFEVDVIVVLDQERLYNELVRDMPSFVKVVLQPKSGGTVDRSQTFRRTTRDDRVREYFYGFRNCFYPHSFDVDFGSVEIYKIGAPAVPNSCLPIGMTPEDNQTKLVPVQPNKNLVHHILSLSSAKSREDDLVTANVVGFICITNVDIERGTFTVLSPAPRPLPQRYLLLSDVRFMDIK